From Chryseobacterium joostei, the proteins below share one genomic window:
- a CDS encoding leucine-rich repeat domain-containing protein, translating to MMKIKIFTAFSLILGLAFFNGQKLEFKDKNLEKAVIENFDLNKDGVIETSEAEMVANLFLVQKDIKSTEDLAFFKNVKMILLDDNTIPAIRLKNMEKLELFSCTGCKISSFTAENMKKLASLYIDNNLLDSISLKDTPRIDQLTLSLNKLKAVDLIQLKNLRKLNVEHNKIQKIDISGNPLLQTLNVGGNNMKETDIKKGLKTDVTVFGAEQ from the coding sequence ATGATGAAAATTAAAATATTTACAGCCTTCAGTCTTATTTTAGGGCTTGCCTTTTTCAATGGACAAAAGCTTGAATTTAAAGATAAAAACCTGGAAAAAGCCGTTATCGAAAATTTTGATCTGAATAAAGACGGAGTAATAGAGACCTCAGAGGCTGAAATGGTAGCCAATTTATTTTTGGTTCAGAAAGATATCAAATCTACGGAGGATCTGGCCTTTTTTAAAAATGTAAAAATGATCTTGCTTGATGATAATACAATTCCTGCCATTCGTCTGAAAAATATGGAAAAGCTTGAACTCTTTTCATGTACAGGCTGTAAAATCTCTTCATTCACGGCAGAAAATATGAAAAAACTGGCTTCATTATATATAGATAACAACCTTTTGGACAGTATTTCTCTTAAAGATACTCCAAGGATTGATCAATTAACATTATCTTTAAATAAACTGAAAGCAGTTGATCTCATTCAGCTTAAAAATTTAAGAAAGCTCAATGTAGAGCATAATAAGATCCAGAAAATTGATATTTCAGGAAATCCGCTTTTGCAAACTCTGAATGTAGGTGGGAACAACATGAAAGAAACGGATATTAAAAAAGGATTGAAAACGGATGTAACTGTTTTTGGAGCTGAACAATAA
- the gldB gene encoding gliding motility lipoprotein GldB: MKIFRYIALSSILVAGLSSCQKEPENQWKVEIKDTPEKVEMTDISKEFYNPGISLDQFKAQFPWFQGSVSDADFGKRRADAEEIKIYKEAIGKIDQAKLQKELQGLFAHIKYHFPQFKNPKVFLFSSALQMVQDPIFYDQKGNLLFIDITGFMGDGNAHYKGLELYFQKSMNPQNIVPRVSQLFAENIVTESADHQKFIDQVILNGKVMILQDAFLPDFPDYLKINYTKKQYEWATTNEANIWNYFVESNLLFGDDPRLGERFIAPGPFSKFYTEIDNESSPQIGIFTGWQICKAYLKEKPETKLKDFLKMDATTIFNQSGYKPKLK, from the coding sequence ATGAAGATTTTTAGATATATTGCGCTTTCTTCTATTTTAGTTGCAGGACTGAGTTCCTGCCAAAAAGAACCCGAAAATCAATGGAAAGTAGAGATTAAAGATACCCCTGAAAAGGTTGAAATGACCGACATTTCTAAGGAATTCTATAATCCTGGTATTTCGCTGGATCAGTTTAAAGCCCAGTTTCCTTGGTTTCAGGGCAGTGTTTCTGATGCAGATTTCGGAAAAAGAAGAGCGGACGCAGAAGAAATAAAAATCTATAAGGAAGCTATTGGAAAAATAGATCAGGCCAAGCTGCAAAAAGAGCTTCAGGGCTTGTTTGCACATATCAAATATCACTTCCCTCAGTTTAAGAATCCAAAGGTATTTCTGTTTTCATCTGCATTACAAATGGTTCAGGATCCTATTTTTTATGATCAGAAAGGAAATCTTTTATTCATAGACATTACGGGCTTTATGGGAGATGGTAATGCTCACTACAAAGGACTGGAACTTTATTTCCAAAAGTCGATGAACCCTCAGAATATTGTTCCCAGGGTTTCTCAGCTTTTTGCCGAAAATATTGTAACCGAATCTGCCGATCATCAGAAGTTTATTGATCAGGTTATTCTTAACGGAAAAGTGATGATCTTACAGGATGCTTTTCTTCCCGACTTTCCTGATTATTTGAAAATAAATTACACCAAGAAGCAGTATGAATGGGCGACTACCAATGAAGCCAATATCTGGAATTATTTTGTGGAAAGCAATTTGCTGTTTGGTGATGACCCAAGATTGGGTGAACGTTTTATTGCGCCGGGACCATTTTCAAAGTTTTATACTGAAATTGACAATGAGTCTTCACCACAAATTGGAATTTTTACAGGATGGCAGATCTGTAAGGCTTATCTTAAAGAAAAACCTGAAACTAAGCTGAAGGATTTCCTGAAAATGGATGCCACAACAATCTTCAATCAGTCCGGTTATAAACCGAAACTTAAATAA
- the gldC gene encoding gliding motility protein GldC codes for MRKTQITIDVELDENHIPENITWNAQDGGIEKEETKATMISVWDDKAMEALRIDLWTKEMPVDQMKMFIHQILMSLGNTYQRATGEEDVAQWLEEIAEEFAVKSAIK; via the coding sequence ATGAGAAAAACTCAGATTACGATAGATGTAGAGCTGGATGAAAACCACATCCCTGAAAACATTACATGGAACGCTCAGGATGGAGGTATTGAGAAAGAGGAAACTAAAGCTACAATGATCTCCGTATGGGATGATAAAGCAATGGAAGCTTTAAGAATTGATCTTTGGACAAAAGAAATGCCTGTAGATCAAATGAAGATGTTTATCCACCAGATCTTAATGTCTTTAGGAAATACGTATCAAAGAGCTACCGGTGAAGAAGATGTAGCACAATGGCTGGAAGAAATTGCAGAAGAGTTTGCCGTAAAATCAGCTATTAAGTAA
- a CDS encoding cystathionine gamma-synthase, whose translation MNFNTKVIHGGQHHESATGSVNVPVFLTSTFAQKSPGVHSGYEYSRAANPTRQALEDSLASIENGARGLAFGSGLAAIDCVLKLLNPGDEVVAVDDLYGGTYRMFTRLFEKYQLKFTFVNFDDVSKIADVITDKTKLIWVETPTNPLMKLVDIKAVVEIAKGKDILVAVDNTFATPYIQRPIDLGADIVMHSATKYLGGHSDVIAGALIAKDAELGEKLHFIQFASGGILGPHDSYLVLRGIKTLALRMQRHSDNGLAVAKYLENHPAVDKVIYPGLESHPQYELAKSQMKESGGMVSFTFKSGKKEDAVKFLEKVRVFTLAESLGGVESLANHPALMTHASIPAEKRAELGITDDLVRLSVGIEDAEDLIADLEKAFS comes from the coding sequence ATGAATTTTAATACAAAAGTAATTCACGGAGGGCAGCATCATGAGTCTGCAACGGGTTCTGTAAATGTTCCTGTATTTTTAACCTCTACGTTTGCACAGAAAAGCCCGGGAGTACATTCCGGATATGAATATTCAAGAGCTGCCAACCCTACAAGACAGGCATTGGAAGACTCTTTGGCAAGTATTGAAAACGGAGCTAGAGGTTTAGCTTTCGGTTCCGGACTTGCAGCTATCGATTGTGTTTTAAAATTACTAAATCCTGGTGATGAAGTAGTTGCTGTAGATGACCTTTACGGAGGAACTTACAGAATGTTTACCAGACTTTTTGAAAAATATCAACTGAAGTTCACTTTCGTAAATTTTGATGATGTTTCTAAAATTGCTGATGTAATTACTGATAAAACCAAGCTGATTTGGGTAGAAACTCCAACTAACCCTTTGATGAAATTAGTAGACATCAAAGCTGTAGTAGAGATTGCAAAAGGAAAAGATATTTTAGTAGCGGTAGATAATACTTTTGCTACCCCTTATATTCAAAGACCAATTGATTTGGGAGCTGATATTGTAATGCATTCAGCAACTAAATACTTGGGTGGACACTCTGACGTTATTGCAGGAGCTCTTATTGCTAAAGATGCTGAACTGGGGGAGAAACTTCATTTCATCCAGTTTGCAAGTGGTGGTATTTTAGGACCTCACGATTCTTATCTTGTATTGAGAGGAATTAAAACATTGGCACTAAGAATGCAGAGACACTCAGACAACGGTCTTGCAGTAGCAAAATATCTAGAAAATCACCCTGCTGTTGATAAGGTAATTTATCCTGGATTGGAATCTCACCCTCAATATGAATTGGCAAAATCTCAAATGAAAGAATCGGGAGGAATGGTTTCATTCACATTCAAATCCGGTAAGAAAGAAGATGCTGTTAAATTCTTAGAGAAAGTAAGAGTATTTACATTAGCTGAATCTTTAGGAGGTGTAGAATCTTTGGCTAACCACCCCGCCTTAATGACTCATGCTTCTATCCCTGCTGAAAAACGTGCTGAATTAGGAATCACTGATGATCTGGTTCGTTTAAGCGTTGGAATTGAAGATGCAGAAGATCTTATTGCAGATCTGGAAAAAGCTTTTTCTTAA
- a CDS encoding GNAT family N-acetyltransferase codes for MKNTRKAIISDLPQLAELFDQYRIFYHKESDVPAAGNFLHERIENKDSEIFVAEENGTLTGFVQLYPIFSSTRMQRYWLLNDLYVNENYRGKGYSKELIEKAKELCKASNACGILLETGKSNDIGNQLYPSSGFELYDSVNFYEWSNS; via the coding sequence ATGAAAAATACAAGAAAAGCCATCATTTCCGATTTGCCTCAACTTGCTGAATTATTTGATCAGTACAGAATATTCTATCACAAGGAATCAGATGTTCCTGCAGCAGGAAATTTTCTTCACGAAAGAATTGAAAACAAGGATTCTGAAATTTTTGTTGCGGAGGAAAATGGTACATTGACAGGTTTTGTACAATTATACCCCATATTTTCATCTACAAGAATGCAGCGATATTGGCTATTAAATGACCTGTACGTCAATGAAAATTATAGAGGAAAAGGATATTCCAAAGAACTTATTGAAAAAGCTAAAGAGCTATGCAAAGCTTCAAATGCCTGTGGAATCCTGCTTGAAACAGGAAAAAGTAATGACATAGGAAATCAATTATATCCATCATCCGGTTTTGAACTGTATGACTCTGTAAATTTCTACGAGTGGAGCAATTCATAG
- a CDS encoding DinB family protein yields MTDFQKYIQRYLDLIPSGDWSAELIKSEEKTAGIYSNLTEEQSQFSYAEGKWTLKGVLLHLSDTERVFQYRILAIARGEKNNLPGFDENEYAEKSNANERSLESLLDEYKIVRKSSKILLETMSPDALQSIGTANGHEISVETIGKLIIGHNYHHLNIIEERYLSKLGWM; encoded by the coding sequence ATGACAGATTTTCAAAAATACATCCAAAGATATTTAGACCTAATCCCTTCCGGAGACTGGTCAGCTGAATTAATAAAATCAGAAGAGAAAACGGCAGGAATTTATTCTAATCTTACCGAAGAACAATCTCAATTTTCCTATGCTGAAGGTAAATGGACACTGAAAGGCGTACTATTGCATTTATCGGACACTGAAAGAGTTTTTCAGTACAGAATACTGGCCATTGCCAGAGGTGAGAAAAATAATCTCCCTGGCTTTGATGAAAATGAATATGCTGAAAAATCCAATGCTAATGAAAGATCCCTTGAATCTTTATTGGATGAGTACAAAATTGTTAGAAAATCTTCCAAAATTCTATTGGAAACCATGAGTCCTGATGCTTTACAAAGTATTGGTACAGCCAATGGTCATGAAATTTCAGTAGAGACCATTGGAAAACTTATTATTGGCCATAATTATCACCATTTGAATATTATTGAGGAAAGATATTTATCTAAATTGGGATGGATGTAA
- a CDS encoding L-threonylcarbamoyladenylate synthase: MEKIIEILKSGGTILYPTDTIWGIGCDATNIEAVNKIFDIKKREKNKSMIILVESEKRLQDLVDVPEMAWEIIDLSEKPVTIVYENPKGLPKELLAEDGSIGIRLVKNDFCKKLITKLNKPLVSTSANFSGEKSPLKFSDISPEMISLVDYAVEEDRDKVSKYSGSSVIKIWSDNRIKVLRE; the protein is encoded by the coding sequence ATGGAAAAAATAATCGAAATATTAAAGTCCGGCGGAACTATTCTTTATCCTACTGATACCATTTGGGGGATTGGTTGTGATGCTACCAATATAGAAGCTGTCAATAAGATTTTTGACATCAAGAAACGCGAGAAAAATAAATCCATGATTATTTTGGTAGAATCTGAAAAAAGGCTTCAGGATTTGGTAGATGTTCCTGAAATGGCTTGGGAAATCATTGACCTAAGTGAAAAACCAGTGACTATCGTTTATGAAAATCCAAAAGGATTACCTAAGGAATTACTTGCTGAAGATGGAAGTATAGGGATCAGATTGGTAAAGAATGATTTTTGTAAAAAATTAATTACAAAGCTGAACAAGCCATTGGTTTCTACATCTGCCAATTTCAGTGGTGAAAAAAGTCCCTTGAAGTTTTCTGACATCTCACCAGAAATGATAAGTCTGGTAGATTATGCTGTGGAAGAAGACAGGGATAAGGTTTCAAAATATTCAGGTTCTTCAGTCATCAAAATATGGAGTGATAATAGGATAAAGGTTCTCAGAGAGTAA
- a CDS encoding nuclear transport factor 2 family protein, with product MNHQEFAKMWVEAWNSRDLEDILSHYSEDIEITTPMIAMATGGKESSLKGKEAVREYWKKALKKFPDLHFDLIHSTAGVDSVALFYKSIMDKHAVEVMFFNEEGKISKMYAHYD from the coding sequence ATGAATCATCAGGAATTCGCTAAAATGTGGGTAGAAGCCTGGAACTCTCGTGATTTGGAGGATATTCTCTCCCATTATTCTGAAGATATTGAGATCACAACTCCCATGATTGCCATGGCTACCGGAGGAAAGGAAAGTTCTTTAAAGGGAAAAGAGGCAGTTCGTGAATACTGGAAAAAAGCATTGAAAAAATTTCCGGATCTTCACTTTGACCTGATTCATTCAACGGCGGGAGTAGATTCTGTAGCATTATTTTATAAGTCTATTATGGATAAACATGCTGTAGAAGTGATGTTTTTTAATGAAGAGGGAAAAATTAGTAAAATGTACGCTCATTATGATTAG
- a CDS encoding CCA tRNA nucleotidyltransferase, with amino-acid sequence MKINLNQNKNLKLFKIISEAAERNNQSVYIVGGYVRDLLMKRKASTDIDFVTEQSGIELAQNVAKDIDPKLKVSVFKTYGTAMIKYKDLELEFVGARKESYTENSRKPEVEGGTLEDDQKRRDFTINAMAISLNKDNFGELIDPFNGIEDLEKEILRTPLEPAQTYSDDPLRMMRAVRFASTLGFTIEENSLNAIKQEAERISIVSMERIMVEFNKIMLSEKPSVGLKLMEQTGLLKLIIPELIELKGVEEVEGQTHKDNFYHTLEVVDNISVNTDNLWLRWSALLHDIGKAPTKKFVEGTGWTFHGHEFLGSKMVKTLFQRLKLPLGSDMKYVQKMVKLSSRPIALITDDASDSALRRLLFDAGENLEELFTLCKADITTKNSKKQEKFKKNFEYVAVKIKEVEEKDQVRNFQPPITGEEIMQMFDLKPGREIGILKEKVKEAILEGEIPNEKEEATRFVIAEAEKLGLKI; translated from the coding sequence ATGAAAATTAATCTTAATCAAAATAAGAATTTAAAACTTTTTAAAATAATTTCTGAAGCTGCAGAAAGGAATAACCAGTCTGTATATATTGTTGGTGGATATGTTCGCGATCTTCTGATGAAGAGAAAGGCTTCTACTGACATCGACTTTGTGACTGAGCAAAGCGGTATTGAGCTAGCTCAGAATGTAGCTAAGGATATTGATCCTAAATTAAAGGTTTCTGTATTCAAAACCTATGGAACAGCCATGATTAAGTACAAGGATCTTGAACTTGAATTTGTGGGTGCCAGAAAGGAAAGCTACACAGAAAACAGCCGTAAGCCTGAAGTGGAGGGCGGAACTTTGGAAGATGACCAAAAAAGAAGAGATTTCACCATCAATGCGATGGCAATTTCTTTAAATAAAGATAATTTCGGGGAACTTATTGATCCTTTCAACGGGATTGAAGATCTGGAAAAAGAAATTCTAAGAACTCCATTAGAGCCTGCTCAAACCTATTCTGATGATCCATTGAGAATGATGAGAGCAGTACGTTTTGCTTCAACCCTAGGCTTTACCATTGAAGAAAATTCTTTAAATGCCATTAAGCAGGAAGCTGAAAGAATCAGTATTGTTTCCATGGAGAGAATCATGGTGGAGTTTAACAAGATTATGTTATCTGAAAAACCTTCTGTAGGATTAAAATTGATGGAACAAACCGGGCTTTTAAAGCTTATTATTCCTGAATTAATAGAGCTTAAAGGTGTAGAGGAAGTAGAAGGACAAACCCATAAGGATAACTTTTACCACACCCTTGAGGTAGTGGATAATATTTCTGTGAATACCGATAACCTTTGGCTGCGCTGGTCTGCATTACTTCATGACATTGGAAAAGCTCCTACGAAAAAGTTTGTGGAAGGAACAGGCTGGACTTTCCACGGACATGAATTTTTAGGCTCAAAAATGGTAAAGACTCTTTTCCAGAGGCTGAAGCTGCCATTGGGAAGTGACATGAAGTATGTTCAGAAAATGGTAAAACTTTCTTCCAGACCTATTGCCTTGATTACAGATGATGCTTCAGATTCTGCATTAAGAAGGCTTTTATTTGATGCCGGAGAAAACCTTGAGGAACTTTTTACGCTTTGCAAGGCGGATATCACCACTAAAAACTCCAAAAAACAGGAGAAATTCAAGAAAAACTTTGAATATGTGGCTGTTAAGATCAAGGAAGTAGAGGAAAAGGATCAGGTAAGAAACTTCCAGCCTCCTATCACCGGAGAGGAGATTATGCAAATGTTTGACCTTAAGCCGGGACGTGAAATCGGTATTTTAAAGGAAAAAGTGAAAGAAGCAATCCTTGAGGGGGAAATTCCGAATGAAAAGGAAGAAGCAACCAGGTTTGTTATTGCAGAAGCAGAAAAACTGGGATTAAAAATATAA
- a CDS encoding TonB-dependent receptor plug domain-containing protein: MGIKRSLVLFLSSYGCFLFGQEKVVDTIYIFDSQMNKVKLFHPVKTISTEDAQKNSSNLSELLRFQSAVYIKENGRGAVSSPSFRGTTAQQTAFVWNGININSNFLGQGDINNISLFGYDQIGIKAGGGSVTYGSGAIGGSIHLNNNLDFNKGFHGTLFSEVASFNTYNNLLKGAYSNEKFSFKASGNYSVSENDYEVKEAKSYINRNGQYYNTNFNIAAAYKIAPHHQVSWISEFFNGQQHYPVLFDNETETKYRTQNVRSLISWDWNKTQFNNSFKAAYTEENFQYFAKADGPQTSGGTGKNYILKNDFNYFFNSKWNFNVIGEYQLNKGEGYGSGIDHVSRNMGSVSGLLRYFPATDLRLEAGIRKDFVGKISSPVLFSFSGKWNAVDWYTLGLSVSRNFRAPSFNDLYWQPGGNMDLKPETSYQFELRNQFKVGDLQMSVAPFYLDIRDMIRWLPTFSGYYSPVNTDHVRSYGVEAQMEYMKRFGKHLLKGSLGYTYTNSQDLEKKKQLMYVPFHKFTGNIDYQYEFIKVYVQGLFNGLTYTDSNEKRSEALENYFVMNAGLGLTFHKEYTIGFKVNNVFNQVYYTMFAYPLPKRNYSVSLNINF, encoded by the coding sequence ATGGGTATAAAAAGATCTTTAGTACTGTTTTTGTCGTCTTACGGCTGCTTTCTTTTCGGACAGGAGAAAGTGGTTGATACGATTTATATTTTCGATAGTCAGATGAATAAGGTAAAGCTTTTTCATCCTGTAAAAACTATTAGTACTGAAGATGCCCAAAAAAATTCCAGCAATCTTTCTGAACTGCTGAGATTCCAGTCTGCTGTTTACATTAAGGAAAACGGACGTGGAGCAGTTTCTTCACCATCTTTCCGAGGAACCACCGCCCAACAGACGGCTTTTGTATGGAATGGAATTAATATTAACTCTAATTTTTTAGGACAGGGAGATATCAATAATATTTCTTTGTTCGGGTATGACCAGATCGGAATAAAAGCCGGTGGAGGAAGTGTTACCTATGGCTCCGGAGCTATCGGCGGAAGTATTCACCTGAATAATAATCTCGACTTTAATAAAGGGTTTCATGGTACACTATTTTCAGAAGTAGCATCTTTTAATACCTATAACAACTTGCTTAAAGGAGCTTATAGCAATGAAAAATTCAGCTTTAAGGCTTCGGGGAACTATTCTGTAAGTGAGAATGATTATGAAGTAAAAGAGGCTAAAAGCTACATCAATAGAAACGGACAATACTACAATACAAATTTCAATATTGCTGCAGCCTATAAAATTGCTCCACACCATCAGGTTTCATGGATTTCGGAGTTCTTTAACGGACAACAGCATTATCCGGTTCTTTTTGATAACGAAACTGAAACGAAATACAGAACTCAAAATGTAAGAAGTCTGATTTCATGGGATTGGAATAAAACACAATTCAATAACTCTTTCAAGGCAGCCTATACGGAGGAAAATTTCCAGTATTTTGCTAAAGCTGATGGTCCTCAGACTAGTGGTGGAACTGGGAAGAATTATATCCTGAAGAATGATTTCAATTATTTCTTTAACTCTAAATGGAACTTCAATGTTATTGGAGAGTATCAGCTTAATAAAGGAGAAGGATATGGTTCCGGAATAGATCATGTAAGTCGAAATATGGGATCAGTTTCTGGATTATTAAGATATTTTCCTGCAACAGATCTACGTCTTGAAGCCGGAATACGAAAAGATTTCGTTGGAAAAATTAGCTCTCCTGTACTGTTTTCTTTTTCCGGAAAATGGAATGCCGTAGATTGGTATACTCTCGGGCTGAGTGTTTCAAGAAACTTCAGGGCTCCATCTTTCAATGATTTATATTGGCAGCCGGGAGGTAATATGGATTTAAAGCCAGAGACATCCTATCAGTTTGAACTGAGAAACCAGTTTAAGGTAGGAGATCTTCAGATGTCAGTCGCTCCTTTTTATCTGGATATCCGCGATATGATAAGATGGCTTCCAACTTTCTCGGGATATTATAGTCCTGTAAACACAGATCATGTAAGATCATATGGGGTAGAGGCTCAAATGGAGTATATGAAAAGGTTTGGTAAGCATCTATTAAAAGGAAGCCTTGGATATACCTATACAAATTCTCAGGATCTTGAAAAGAAAAAGCAATTGATGTATGTGCCATTTCATAAGTTCACTGGAAATATTGATTACCAGTATGAGTTTATAAAAGTATATGTTCAGGGGCTTTTTAACGGGCTTACCTATACAGATTCCAACGAAAAGAGAAGTGAGGCTTTGGAAAATTATTTTGTAATGAATGCCGGGCTTGGTCTTACGTTCCATAAGGAGTATACCATAGGGTTCAAGGTTAATAATGTTTTCAATCAAGTCTATTATACTATGTTCGCTTATCCATTGCCTAAAAGAAATTATAGTGTAAGTTTAAATATCAATTTTTAA
- the pafA gene encoding alkaline phosphatase PafA, with product MLRNISIAAATFLSVVTINAQKNRNSQLERPKLVVGLVVDQMRWDYLYRFYNKYGNDGFKRLLNTGYSLNNVHIPYVPTITALGHTCIYTGSVPAIHGIAGNDWTDKETGKGVYCTADDSVQPVGTTNTKTGSHSPKNLWSTTVTDELRLATNFQGKVVGVSLKDRASILPAGHTPNGAFWFDDSTGNFITSTWYMNDLPQWVKSFNSQNLPEKLVANGWNTLLPINQYTESSPDNSSWEGLLGSAKTPTFPYNDLAKDYQTKKDNIRYTPFGNTLTLKLAEASVEGEKLGGDAITDFLAINLASTDYAGHKFGPNSIEVEDVYIRLDQDLAEFFNYLDSKVGKGEYTVFLSADHGGAHSVGFLKEHKIPTGFFGEGAEKNINEKLKAKFGADKLINAIDNYQIYFDRKVLADSKLELDDVRNFTVKELEKDLTVLYAVSVDKVQESSIPEPIKQRIINGINRQRSGDIQLISHDSMLPPYSKTGTTHSVWNSYDSHIPLIFMGWGVKQGESNKAYHMTDIAPTVSSLLKIQFPSGNVGNPITEVIGK from the coding sequence ATGCTTAGGAACATTTCAATTGCGGCAGCTACTTTTTTGTCCGTAGTTACAATCAATGCGCAGAAGAACAGAAATTCTCAATTGGAAAGACCCAAATTAGTAGTAGGTCTGGTAGTGGATCAGATGCGTTGGGATTATCTATACCGTTTTTACAACAAATATGGAAATGACGGTTTCAAAAGATTATTGAATACAGGTTATTCTTTAAATAATGTACACATTCCGTATGTTCCAACCATTACAGCGCTAGGACACACGTGTATTTATACAGGATCTGTACCTGCAATTCACGGGATTGCCGGAAACGACTGGACGGATAAGGAAACGGGTAAAGGGGTATACTGTACTGCAGACGACAGTGTGCAGCCGGTAGGAACTACCAATACAAAAACAGGAAGCCACTCTCCGAAAAACCTTTGGTCTACAACGGTAACGGATGAATTAAGACTGGCAACCAATTTCCAAGGGAAAGTAGTTGGTGTTTCTTTGAAAGACCGTGCTTCCATTCTTCCTGCGGGACATACTCCGAACGGAGCGTTCTGGTTTGATGACAGTACCGGAAATTTTATTACAAGCACATGGTATATGAATGATCTTCCTCAGTGGGTGAAATCATTCAACTCTCAGAATTTACCGGAAAAATTAGTAGCAAATGGCTGGAATACTTTACTTCCAATCAATCAGTATACAGAAAGTTCGCCTGACAATTCTTCCTGGGAAGGGTTATTGGGAAGTGCAAAGACACCTACTTTCCCTTACAATGATTTAGCAAAAGATTATCAGACAAAAAAAGATAACATTCGTTACACACCTTTCGGAAATACGCTGACTTTGAAGTTGGCGGAAGCTTCTGTAGAGGGTGAAAAACTAGGAGGTGATGCTATTACTGACTTTTTAGCAATCAACTTGGCTTCTACTGATTATGCCGGGCATAAGTTCGGACCGAATTCCATTGAAGTGGAGGATGTTTATATCAGACTAGATCAGGATTTAGCAGAATTCTTCAACTACCTGGATTCAAAGGTTGGAAAAGGTGAGTACACCGTTTTCCTTTCTGCTGACCACGGTGGTGCTCATTCGGTAGGATTCCTGAAAGAACATAAAATACCTACAGGTTTCTTCGGAGAAGGAGCTGAGAAGAATATTAACGAAAAGTTGAAAGCTAAATTTGGCGCAGATAAATTGATTAATGCAATTGATAACTATCAGATTTATTTTGACAGAAAAGTATTGGCAGACAGCAAACTTGAGTTGGATGATGTAAGAAACTTTACGGTAAAGGAATTGGAAAAAGATCTTACTGTTTTATATGCTGTTTCTGTAGATAAAGTTCAGGAATCTAGTATTCCGGAGCCCATTAAGCAAAGAATTATCAACGGAATCAACAGACAGAGAAGTGGTGATATCCAATTGATTTCTCATGACTCTATGCTTCCACCATACTCCAAAACAGGAACTACACACAGTGTATGGAATTCTTATGATTCACATATTCCATTAATCTTTATGGGATGGGGAGTTAAGCAGGGTGAAAGCAATAAGGCTTATCATATGACGGATATTGCGCCTACAGTTTCTTCATTACTAAAAATTCAATTCCCAAGTGGAAATGTAGGAAACCCAATTACGGAAGTAATCGGTAAATAA
- a CDS encoding VOC family protein: MIKFKYVILYVEDVEQSMNFYKNTFNAEIKFITPEKDYGELLTGETTLSFASISLAGSNLKLGFLSSKTQEKPFGIELGFVTDDVEALLEKAVKNGAELYEDIAVKPWGQKTAYIKDLDHYLVEICTEIQ, encoded by the coding sequence ATGATTAAGTTTAAATACGTCATTTTGTATGTAGAAGATGTAGAACAATCTATGAACTTCTATAAAAACACCTTTAACGCCGAAATAAAATTCATTACTCCGGAAAAAGACTATGGAGAACTACTTACCGGAGAAACAACCCTTTCTTTTGCTTCAATTAGCTTAGCTGGTTCAAATCTAAAACTGGGGTTTCTATCCTCCAAAACACAAGAAAAGCCATTTGGAATAGAACTTGGCTTTGTAACCGATGATGTGGAAGCACTGTTGGAAAAGGCAGTAAAAAATGGCGCTGAACTATATGAAGATATTGCTGTAAAACCTTGGGGACAAAAAACAGCCTACATCAAGGATCTTGACCATTATTTAGTGGAAATCTGTACTGAAATTCAATAA